A stretch of Castanea sativa cultivar Marrone di Chiusa Pesio chromosome 2, ASM4071231v1 DNA encodes these proteins:
- the LOC142625951 gene encoding lipid phosphate phosphatase epsilon 2, chloroplastic: MSLRPTLLNPPTFNFFASNTPKLKPINSPKLFVDSSVSKLSSLGGFVSNKGFSDINYRMLGTNNMVQLNKTCALKGNEGDEGIQVLEQEAVVNGFSKFSEFMPDGLEATLNRTSKWLVSALFGGVILWRHDAEALWAAMGSVVNVMLSLKLKRILNQERPVSTLKSDPGMPSSHAQSIFFTVTFTILSIIEWLGINEITIAIGVLAMAFGSYLSWLRVSQLYHTKSQVVVGAVLGTIFSILWYLSWDAIVLKAFISSFWVRAVVVLGAAGFCLGFLVHIVRYWLRDEDEISK, from the exons ATGTCACTGAGGCCCACTTTATTGAACCCACCCACGTTCAACTTCTTTGCCAGTAACACTCCTAAGCTCAAGCCTATAAATTCTCCTAAGTTGTTTGTTGATTCATCTGTATCAAAGTTGAGTTCTTTAGGTGGGTTTGTCTCAAACAAAGGTTTTTCTGACATAAATTATAGAATGTTGGGTACCAACAACATGGTTCAATTGAATAAAACTTGTGCTCTCAAAGGTAATGAGGGCGATGAAGGTATTCAAGTGCTTGAACAGGAAGCAGTTGTTAATGGGTTTTCCAAGTTTTCAGAATTTATGCCTGATGGGCTGGAAGCCACCCTCAACCGAACG AGCAAGTGGCTTGTAAGTGCCCTTTTTGGCGGTGTCATTCTTTGGAGGCATGATGCAGAAGCTTTGTGGGCTGCTATGGGGTCTGTTGTAAATGTGATGCTCTCACTTAAGCTCAAACGTATACTAAACCAAGAGCGACCTGTTTCCACATTGAAATCTGACCCTGGGATGCCATCTTCACATGCACAATCCATTTTCTTCACTGTCACGTTTACTATTCTGTCAA TTATTGAATGGCTAGGGATAAACGAAATCACCATAGCAATCGGTGTTCTTGCCATGGCATTTGGTTCTTACCTT TCATGGCTACGGGTCTCACAACTCTATCATACTAAAAGCCAAGTTGTCGTGGGAGCTGTCTTGGGAACCATTTTCTCTATTCTGTGGTATTTGTCTTGGGATGCTATTGTGCTAAAAGCATTTATCTCCTCATTCTGGGTTCGAGCAGTTGTTGTTCTTGGAGCTGCTGGATTTTGCCTAGGGTTTCTTGTACACATAGTTCGTTATTGGCTTAGGGACGAGGATGAAATCTCTAAATAG
- the LOC142625950 gene encoding putative pentatricopeptide repeat-containing protein At3g47840 gives MVLSVRPLIFRRLFTSSTIAYTECRDLLFSETKPHPLDLAQKTHLVNHVDMLEVNSQLKQLVKAGGLNAARRMFDKMPHRDEISWTNMISGYVNASDSCEALVLFSNMWVQPGVRMDHFVLSLALKACALNMNLYYGELLHGFSVKSSFVNSVFVGSALVDMYTKVGKIEHGCRVFDEMPVRNVVSWTAVITGLVQAGYAKEGLVYFSEMQRSKVEYDSYSFAIALKACADFGALNYGREIHAKTMKKGFNESSFVANTLATMYNKCGKLVYGMRLFEKMRTQDVVSWTTIITTLVQMGQEEHAIEAFMKMKESDVNPNEYTFAAIISGVANLAIIECGEQLHAHVLRIGLVNSLSVANSIITMYSKCGQLTSASMVFHGMTRRDIVSWSTIIAAYSQGGYGEEAFEYLSWMRREGPKPNEFALASVLSVCGSLAILEQGKQLHAHVLSIGLEHTAMIQSALINLYSKCGSIKDASKIFDVAENEDIVSWTAMINGYAEHGCSQKAIDLFVKIYTCGLKPDSVTFIGVLTACSHAGLVDLGFHYFNLMINEYQINPSKEHYGCMIDLLCRAGRLNDAEHMIKSMPFQRDDVVWSTLLRACRVHGDVDRGIRAAEEILKLDPNCAGTHITLANIYASKGRLSESANVRKIMKSKGVIKEPGWSWIKVKNLLSAFVAGDRSHPQGEDIYCMLDLLASRTEIAIQEVGSLLNDVED, from the coding sequence ATGGTTTTATCAGTTAGGCCTCTTATTTTTAGGAGATTATTTACTTCATCAACCATTGCTTACACTGAATGCAGAGACCTCCTGTTTTCGGAGACAAAACCACACCCATTAGACTTAGCTCAGAAAACCCATTTAGTTAATCATGTAGATATGCTTGAAGTTAATTCTCAGTTGAAGCAGTTAGTGAAAGCGGGTGGTTTGAATGCTGCTCGCAGGATGTTCGATAAAATGCCTCATAGAGATGAGATTTCATGGACCAATATGATTTCTGGCTATGTCAATGCCTCGGATTCTTGTGAAGCattggttttgttttcaaatatgTGGGTTCAGCCTGGAGTTCGAATGGACCACTTTGTGCTTAGTCTTGCACTCAAGGCTTGTGCTCTCAATATGAACTTGTATTATGGGGAACTGTTACATGGGTTTTCAGTGAAATCTAGTTTTGTGAATTCAGTTTTTGTGGGAAGCGCACTTGTTGACATGTACACCAAGGTTGGTAAAATTGAGCACGGTTGTAGAGTCTTTGATGAGATGCCGGTAAGGAATGTAGTATCGTGGACTGCCGTTATAACTGGGCTTGTTCAAGCTGGTTATGCTAAGGAGGGATTGGTTTACTTTTCTGAAATGCAGAGATCAAAGGTGGAGTATGATTCATATTCATTTGCTATTGCATTGAAAGCATGTGCTGATTTTGGTGCTCTGAATTATGGGAGGGAAATCCAtgcaaaaacaatgaaaaaaggGTTCAATGAGAGCTCATTTGTGGCTAATACTCTTGCTACCATGTACAACAAATGCGGAAAATTAGTCTACGGGATGCGCTTGTTTGAAAAAATGAGGACCCAGGATGTGGTTTCATGGACAACAATCATAACAACACTTGTTCAGATGGGTCAGGAGGAGCATGCAATTGAAGCATTTATGAAAATGAAGGAATCAGATGTTAATCCAAATGAGTACACTTTTGCAGCCATTATCTCTGGTGTTGCCAATCTTGCAATAATAGAATGTGGTGAACAATTACATGCCCATGTTTTACGTATAGGTCTTGTCAATTCTTTGTCAGTGGCAAATTCCATCATTACCATGTACTCAAAATGTGGGCAGTTGACGTCAGCTTCAATGGTGTTTCATGGTATGACCAGAAGAGACATTGTTTCATGGAGTACTATAATTGCAGCATATTCTCAGGGAGGTTATGGGGAAGAAGCCTTTGAGTATCTATCATGGATGAGAAGAGAAGGACCTAAACCAAATGAATTTGCTTTGGCTAGTGTGCTGAGTGTATGTGGAAGTCTGGCAATTCTTGAGCAAGGGAAGCAACTACATGCTCATGTCTTGTCCATCGGCTTAGAACACACAGCTATGATACAAAGTGCTCTAATTAATTTGTACTCTAAATGTGGGAGTATAAAAGATGCTTCAAAAATCTTTGATGTGGCAGAAAATGAAGATATTGTGTCATGGACTGCCATGATTAATGGTTATGCTGAACATGGGTGCAGCCAAAAAGCCATTGATTTGTTTGTGAAGATTTACACATGTGGTTTAAAACCAGACTCTGTGACCTTCATTGGTGTTCTTACTGCTTGTAGCCATGCTGGACTTGTTGATCTTGGCTTCCACTACTTCAATTTGATGATTAATGAGTACCAGATAAATCCTTCAAAAGAACATTATGGATGCATGATTGATCTCCTCTGCCGAGCTGGAAGATTAAATGATGCAGAGCACATGATCAAAAGCATGCCGTTTCAACGGGATGATGTTGTATGGTCTACTCTGCTTCGAGCATGTAGGGTACACGGAGATGTTGACCGTGGAATACGTGCTGCAGAGGAGATTCTTAAATTAGATCCAAATTGTGCAGGAACTCATATTACTCTGGCTAACATTTATGCTTCCAAAGGGAGATTAAGTGAATCAGCAAATGTAAGGAAAATTATGAAATCAAAAGGAGTGATTAAGGAGCCAGGATGGTCTTGGATAAAGGTCAAGAATCTGCTTTCTGCTTTTGTTGCTGGGGATCGGTCTCATCCTCAAGGTGAAGATATATACTGCATGTTGGACTTACTAGCTTCAAGGACAGAAATTGCAATTCAGGAAGTGGGTTCCCTTCTAAATGATGTGGAAGATTAG
- the LOC142623393 gene encoding mannan endo-1,4-beta-mannosidase 7 has product MKHLAFAILLSILIHQQCFHIHVEAGDGFIRTRGVHFLLNGNPYYANGFNAYWLMYMASDPSQRSKVPAVFSEASRHGLSVARTWAFNDGGYRALQYSPGSYNEQAFKGLDFVIAEARRYGIKLILSLANNYDSFGGKKQYVNWARNQGQYLTSDDDFFRNPVVKGYYKNHIKTVLNRYNSFTGIHYKDDPTIMAWELMNEPRCTSDPSGRTIQAWIMEMASHVKSIDRNHLLEAGLEGFYGHSTPQRKGLNPSLEIGTDFIANNRIPGIDFATVHTYPDQWLTSSNEQYQLSFLNNWLNAHIQDAQYILRKPILLTEFGKSTKDPGFSTHQRDLLFNTVYYKIYSSAKRGGAAAGGLFWQLLTEGMDSFRDGYEIVLSQSPSTANVIAQQSHKLYQIRKIFARMRNMERWKRARAIRRAQWLARNGGKQIGN; this is encoded by the exons ATGAAGCATCTAGCTTTTGCTATTCTATTGTCCATTTTGATCCACCAGCAGTGCTTTCACATTCATGTTGAAGCAGGAGATGGTTTCATCAGAACCAGAGGAGTGCATTTTCTGTTGAATGGAAACCCTTACTATGCCAATGGTTTCAATGCTTACTGGTTGATGTATATGGCTTCTGACCCATCTCAGAGATCCAAAGTTCCTGCTGTCTTTAGTGAAGCCTCAAGGCATGGTCTATCTGTGGCTAGAACTTGGGCTTTCAATGATGGTGGTTACAGAGCTCTACAGTACTCTCCTGGCTCCTACAATGAGCAAGCGTTTAAG GGCTTGGATTTTGTTATAGCTGAGGCCAGGAGGTATGGTATCAAGCTCATATTGAGCTTGGCTAACAACTATGACAGCTTTGGAGGTAAAAAACAGTATGTGAATTGGGCTAGAAATCAGGGACAGTACCTGACCTCTGATGATGACTTCTTTAGGAATCCTGTTGTTAAGGGTTACTACAAGAACCATATTAAG ACTGTTCTAAACAGGTATAACAGCTTTACTGGAATTCATTACAAAGATGACCCAACAATAATGGCCTGGGAGCTTATGAACGAGCCTAGGTGCACATCAGATCCTTCAGGGAGGACCATTCAG GCTTGGATAATGGAAATGGCTTCCCATGTAAAGTCCATAGACAGAAATCACTTGCTGGAAGCTGGTTTAGAAGGATTTTATGGGCACTCGACGCCTCAGAGAAAGGGACTCAATCCTAGTCTTGAAATAGGAACAGATTTCATTGCAAATAACCGGATCCCTGGCATTGATTTTGCAACAGTCCACACATATCCTGATCAATG GTTGACCAGCTCAAATGAACAATACCAGCTTTCTTTCTTGAACAATTGGCTAAATGCTCACATCCAAGATGCACAGTACATTCTTCGTAAACCAATCCTTCTTACAGAATTTGGGAAATCCACAAAAGACCCTGGTTTCAGCACCCACCAAAGAGACCTCTTGTTCAATACCGTGTATTACAAGATATATTCATCAGCTAAAAGAGGAGGTGCAGCTGCCGGAGGCCTGTTCTGGCAACTTCTAACTGAAGGCATGGACTCGTTCCGTGATGGGTATGAGATAGTTCTGAGCCAAAGCCCCTCAACTGCAAATGTTATTGCCCAACAGTCTCACAAGCTGTATCAGATTAGGAAGATTTTTGCAAGAATGAGAAATATGGAGAGGTGGAAGAGGGCAAGGGCTATCAGAAGGGCTCAATGGTTGGCTAGAAACGGAGGCAAGCAAATTGGAAACTAG